In the genome of Lactuca sativa cultivar Salinas chromosome 3, Lsat_Salinas_v11, whole genome shotgun sequence, the window TTTTAGTAGCAATAAAAAATGATATTAGATTATCACGTGGGTGGTTTACAAGGGCTCGCTataatttgtttgtttgttttttttatacctttgtgtgtttatgtaatataaaaaaataataaaaataataatcttGATTGCTACAGCTTAAAGTAAGTGATAACTAATTATATTCACCATAGAAGACAATGGAGATGAACGGGGCAATAAAAGGTAGAGTACGGGATCCTTAATAATAATagctaaaaaaaaaaagtaaaataaatataaataatagaaaaaaaaaagtaaaataaatataGACAAAATCGCAAAATATAGTCCATCTGGTATGCCTTTTTTTTTCTGAGGTTTAGTCCAAACCTCGAATTTTTTTTGTCTTCATTGTCTTATTGGTCTACTTTGTATGTGGAAATGGTCCCTCAGTAAACTGAAACGACTTTAATACCATTtgatatttattttccatttttctttcatttttttaatctaaCACCTCTTTCTTTctctgtatgtgtgtgtgtgtgttgcaaCACACGTGCCTAGAGCAACGACCCCTTCCAATATTGAGATTCCCATCTGTGTTTAGATCCAAATTAATCTTGAAAACTTCGATTTTTCAGTGAGATTGTTGTGGTGAGATCTAATTCCACAACAACAGGAAGAATGGTGAGCTCTTCCGGAATCGTTCCAGTGAGATTGTTGTTAGCAAGGACGAGTATTTGAAGCAATTTCAAAGCGGAAAAACTCAGGGGAAATCTAACATGTGAGCTCTATTCTTTGAAAGTTAACAATAGTAATGTTGCCACTGTTGCACATAATCCTAAACATGAGCCTCCAACCAGCAATTCACCATTGTTATTCCTTGTATCAAATGCTATGAGTTTGGTGGTTGACTGAAAACCAGAAAGACGAAGCAGGGGTGACTTTAATGGATGAACACACACACTTATTTCGACTATGTACCCTAACTGTGTGTGATTTACGGTACACAAGAACATAAACGACAATCTTACGTTTACTAAATTCAAGCAACAGTAAAACAAAAATAGCATAATCTTACAAGACTAGTCTTTGTGAATAAATGGTAGAAGGTGAAATCGAACAAGGAGATGATCTTGTAATTTCAGTTACATAATGGTGATGATGGGTGAATCGATTCCAGATGTATAAAATCCGATTTAAGAATAAATGAGACTAATTTCCAACAACCATGATTTCATGTATACAATGGAGATGACGTTCCTGGCGACGACGATTTATGCAACAAGGAGGAGACATGAATCAAGCTGCTTCGACGGCCTCTTGGCTGTTCTTTTCTGGTCTGATCAGCAGAAAATACGAAAATGGAAGGGGCAAAGCAGATTGACGACTTCAAGGGGTGATTTTCTATGGTCTCGACGGGCAAAGGTGGAGGGGACAACCGATCTCTAAAGAACCCCTTTGTGGTTCTACTCCTCATCGCCGCACCTAGCAAACCAGAAGGATCAAGCTGCAACATCAGTCAACCATTGGCGGGTGTTCGGCAATTGAGAttgaagaaagagaagagaatgGGCCACTGCTCTACATGGTGGCCGTAAAATACTCACCTTGGGTGGTGTTTGAaccgtgagagagagagagagactctctctttttctagttactaagtcattaaaagaaatattaaaaatgtaaaaataaaaataatagggTATAATAGTCATTTTAATTTTCGAAGGACTAAAAGCACATACAAACTAAATCAAAaggactatgaattcaaaaatatCGAGGTTTGGACTAAACCTCAGAAAAAACgtataccacaaggaccatttctgtagttttgtcattaataaataataataataataataataataataataataataataaaagagatGAAAAAGGGATAAATTTGTCATTTATTAGGATTTAACAATTTAAGGAACCAAATTTGCAACAAAAAATTATTTGTTACCAAATAAACCTCAAAGGCTTTCCATGTAACGGAATCAAAAGTTGGACTAAATTTGCAATTTATACATTACCATAAggatatttttgtattttagtCTACAGTATAATTATGCATGACATTATCATTCTTATTGCATTCATTCCTCATTCTATCGTATCTAACGAAGGAAGTCATTTATTTTGGGAAATCTTCGGAAAAGTCCTAATATTCCACCATTTTTTACGAAAAACTCCCAAACTAAAATTGGTTTATGAAAGTCCCGATTACcggtaaaaatgacgatttgacCATTTTTTCGATTTATCGGTTTCAATACTTACCCGGTTTCATTAAAAtctcattattttaccataattttcaTTAAAGTCgcattattttaccataatttgggacttattcgtaaattatggtaaaataatgagactttattAAAACCGGGTAAGTAATGAAACCGGAAAAGCGGGAAAATAGGGTCAAATTGTCGTTTTTACCGATAATTGGGATTTTTTCATAAAGAAATTTTAGTTTGTGACTTTTTcgtaaattaatataaaatattaagacttttctagagattggttttttattttcatatatttctACCAAATTGTTAGTTTTGCATCGAAATGAACTTTACATTTCTACCAAATTGTTAGTTTTGCATCGAAGTGGTGTTTTATGCGTGATTGTATTTATGTAGTAACTTTGATGAAAGTCACACTTAACATCACCTATTGATTTACCAACCAACtaactaattaattaattaattgtaaGGTAAGAACTTAAGATGATAAATTACATGTTTTTAATAGAAATACGTGATGATATATATTTTTGGAAAGATAAAACTTCAAGAAACTGGCAATAGAACacaaacattaaaaaataaataaataaataaaataaaataaaataagtgaAAAGGTTATAACGAAAAAAAGACATTAAAGGCTAAAAGAAACTAGCAATAGCGTACAAGATAAAAAAATACTAGAAAAGTTACATTGAAAAGGTCGTCACATGCTAAACATACCAATTACACCAATGTGAAAGGGGATTTTTGGATCCGATTTTAATCCATACAAAACAACTCATCGTTATTTCATCATCTACAACCATTACCAACTATCAAAACCATAATGGCCGAGCTAGCATCAAGGTAAAGAGATATCctgagaaaaaaaaatcatttaatatacaataagaaaaaaaaactacaagTTTATTAGATATAAAGTTCAACTTGTATAACAAAGTTACATTTTAAAGTTCACATGTCCGCTCTTTTATTTTACGAAAACGAGTAATTATATTTTCGGTCTTAACATTATGTACTGCTTTCTTTTCTATACTACAAATTAAAGCACCATTCATTAAAATCGTCACATATTCTATTACGTAAATCGGTTTTCAAAAACTTCATTGCAGAAAAACACTGTTCAACGGTTACGGTTGCGACGGGCAAAACAAAAGTTAGTTTTAATAATCTATAAACCAAAGGAAAAGAGAGGTGCTTCCCAGTTTCCACCAACAAACGAGAGAGGTCTGCAATTCCCTTCAAATTGAAAAATCTCTCATCATGGAGCAAAGAGTGATAATAGATATCAAGTTGCCGATTATGTTGCGCCCTTTCTGAATCGTTAAAATCCTTTTTGTATATCTCGCTTAACTTTAACAACTTTGCTTTATCAAAACTAGAAAATGAGTCACAAGCACTAAAAGCCACCATGTTCTTCATCAACTCCGTGCCAACTTCACTAAATCTATCCCCAAATTCTTGAATTTGCATATCCAAAACCGTGTTAAAAATCACAACTTCACAATGATGTTGATTAGTCTTATTGGTCCTATGCTTTCTTGGGGTAACATAATATTCTGACAGGTCCACAATTACAGTACTATGCTTTTCACAAAAAGCACACACCTTTTTCCAAATTTGTGGAAACTCATCTTTTCTAAAGACCAGCAATGCTTCTTTTTTTTGTCCCTTTTACTAACGAAGCCACTTCCAAAATAACTTGATCTTtttttttgaagatgctttgacAAAGTATCGGTGAGGCATAGAATTTCCAACATTAAGTGTAAACGAAATACGAAATCAAGTGTTCTGAAATATGACAAAATACCCTTTGTTTGATTACGGTTAGATAAATTAGACCCCTCCTCTTTCACATATTTAAAGACTACAACAACTTCTGCAAACAAATTCAATAAACTTACAATTGTTCTAAAATGTGAACCCCATCTAGTATCTCCAGCTCGAACAAGAGAAATCTCTTGATTTAACCATCTTCCTGTTTCGGTTTGAACAATACAAATTTCGATTGCCATTCTTTGTTTTTGCATCTCCCGTATCATATATTTTATCTTACATGACCCACAAATGATAGTAACCACCAAACCTAGTTGTTCAAAGAATTCTTCAAAATCATCATGTTTCTTTGCAATCACCACAACCACTAATTGAAGTTGATATGCAAAACAATGTATATAATGTGCAAAActgttttcatttaaaatcaaagATTTACAACCGTTGAATGCACCCTCATATTACTTGCTCCATCATAACCTTGCCCTCTCACCtatatatttgaaaaaattaattaaaaaaaaaatataacacataaaaataaaattaatatcatGTTAAAGGAATAAATATTTTATGATTTCTCAACTGATCGATAGTCAAGTTGTTGTTGAAAAAAACAGTATCAATGACGACTTTAAGAGTCAAAGAGGATGTATCCAACACCTGAACAACTCCGATAAATCTTTTCTTTACAATCCCAAGTCTATCAACATATCTCAAAACTATAGCTATTTGTTCGTTTTAGGAAACATCACTATACTCATCAACTAATATACCAAACACATCTTTACCAATTTCATCACAAATAGATTTGATTATCTCTTTTGAAAGTAATTGACAATATCTTTTTGAATCGTCGGAGAAGTCAACTTTTCATTTTTTTGGCACTTTCTAAAGTAACTTTAGAAATCTTCTCCTTATCTTCTCTAATCAAAGATAAGACTTGAATGAAAAGTCCTTTATTATTAGACTTTTCAGTCTCATTGAATTTCATGATTACTTTGCTCAAGTTCCATTTGCTTATGCAAAACTTCACCAATAGATTGATTTTTTCTCAATAACCAATGACACTTTTCTTCGGACTTATGGTGAGAACTATGAATCTCACCCATATGTTTCCGGAATGATTTATTTACTCCAATTGTCAAAGCCTTCGGTTATGAAAGCATCTTTTCCACCTTGGCCCCCTACCATGTCTCTAAACAAATAGCAACAAAAACAATATGCCTTTTTTTAGCTATACTCTAACCATCGAAATTCCGTAAACCATTCCACAAAAAAACGTCTTTGCTTCTCACCAAATAAGGTAAATTCAAAATTATTCTCCTTTGGTTCACAAAGTCTTTTAATCAAATATGCCCTCCTTATTTCATCTATTTGATTAGAATTATAAGATGTAATCTTTGGCCTCTCCTTCGGGTCCAAGGACAATCATTCAAATCAAAAGATTGTGACACTTTTTGTTTTTGAGTATGATCATTAAATTGTGGTTCTTATGGTTTTGAAAGAGGTTCATTAGATTGTGATTCTTTTGGTTTTGGTGTATGTTGATTAGGTTGTGGAACTTGTGTACTTTCATTAGccctattttttttttgaagttccttcactatTGTTGTCTCAAACATCTAATTATCTTTCGAAAAATTTGTTAATAACAACCTACAATCAAAATATATCAACAATCGACTCTAATTTTATAACTTGATTTCAAGAATCAACAAaaaataatcactaattattgACCCTAAGACTAATTTAAAAATCCTAATTGGTAATTTCTATTTTTTAACATAATGCCAAATAATTGAATTTCAATTAACCAaaaaataaacacaaaagtttTACTTACTTGCTTCATTGTGAACCACTTTGATCAATAATCACCCGCCACCGGCCACTAGGGGATTTCGCTGGAAAACACCCACCACTGGCCATCGATCGGCGGCAAAAGAGAGAGGGCAGCAACGTGTCGTCGCAGGGACAGGGTGGGAAACAAATTCTGAAGTCACGATATGTTGGGAATTGAGGTTCATTTGTTTTTTTGGTATTAAGCACTTGGGCTTTAAGTTTGGGCAATTGGGCTACTTATTAATTGAATTAAACATttacaaaaacataaaaaataaaaaattagggTAGCCCAAAATATATTTTAGACTTATCGTGCTCATATACAATAACTTCTTGGAAAAAATTTGTACTATTATATTTTTGGGGCCTCCTGTGATACCTAATACCTAGGGTCCTTAATTGGATCCGCCTATGCAAAACCATCAGTAATCCGTCGCTATAGACTTAGCAACGGAATTGCAGCAGACCCAAATTCGTCAGTATATTCTTGTTGGTAATTGTTTGTAATGGATTTTTGAAGGCTATGAAAAATTTTAATGACGGATTTTTCTATCGGTAATTAGTAACTGCTCACCGGTGAAAATGTTTTTTTGCAATAGATTTCTGACGGAATGACTCACGAACGAAATACCAACGGAATCTCGAAATAATTCATTAACAGATTACCAATAGaatttgagaaattaaatatcctcctaccatTTGTTTCTACTTTTCTTCCTACCATATCAAATGTTGACAGGTGGATTAAAtgattattaatttcattaaatgcGTAATTAAAAGTGACACATGTCAATATTTGATACGGTAGGAGGAAAAGTAGGAACAAatggtaggaggatatttaatttctcatagaATTTCTATGACCGATTAGCGACGAATTTTGacattataaaaatcattttcatagattcatgaaaaataaaaataattacataatcaacacaaaaaaatataaaacatacaTCAAATCTATATTTTAAAccaacaaatataaaagtgaaaAAGTTCCAATATTCGACATATATTAAATCCATAAATTTAATATCCATATTCGATATTTCATGCTTAATACTATAAATTTCATATCCGTATTCGACATTTCATGCATAATAATTACATATATAATTCTCATGACTTCATCAATTGATGGAACATATCCTTCTTGATTAGCTCGTAGAATCCACACCTATGATTGAGAGTTGTTAGTTAGAGAGATATTTCTATATTGGCAAATACCATAAATGTCCTCCAATGTTGAAAATAAAACAGACTAAAAAGGTTAAAAAAATGAATGATATTAATGAGTAGTAATTATGATAATGCATAAGAATAAGTGATTTTAAGTACAATATTCCTCTATTTGAAGtttgaataaaaataataaatgatggaaatagcaatgcactttttAGAAACTATTCATTAATGTTGCATACTTTAAACTCTAATAATAATAGGAAaccatttttcatttttcatggttatACAACGTACTTTAAGTTTTTACTCATACTACCGGCCTATTTTGAATAGTAATAGCAATGTACCTTGTGAAAATCACAAATAAAATGAAAGAAGATTGCTACTATTAATGAAATTTAATGTATTATGCCATAATCGAGTACTTTGGTAAAGCACGTTTCTATTTATGACAATTAGCCCTTAAAAGTGTCAAATTATTTCAATATCATATGATATACATGCATAATCAGGTGGTTTACATAGAATTACAAATACTCACCTCTAAGGCTTCACATATGCAGTTTTGTTTCCTTGTATCCATACTTTAAGTAAATAATCATAGAAACTAcacaaaataacatttttacaaaGCTTAATACATTGAATATCATAAGAAAACAATTAACTTTAATGAACATTATTAATTACCTGTCTACCATGGCTCCATAAGTAATGGTGGAATATGATGTCGTCCCTTTGTTTGGCTTTGTATAGATGGGAAGCAATCTATTAGCTTGTGAATAACATTCTCTACTTGAATCATTACCATATGAAAGACGTTGTCAAAGTTTCTAATAATATTCTTGTATTTATATGATAATAAATACATGACACCATGAACACAAATACCTTTTGTTGATACTTTGTGTCTCCTGTCCTTGGGCTTCGTGCTACAAACTCTAGCTACTCTACGCCTAAATCTGTTAGGATATTATCACCGTTAGAAAAGAGAaggaaattgtaacatcccgaaatatcaagagtagagttgaagggctaaaagagtaagttgtgaaagagtgactcggcgagtccatggatggactcggcgagtagagtcgcgactgggtcgcgtgctaagtagccaactcggcgagtcagtgaggaggactcggcgagtaggcgctgattggagacaaccctaattctcggggttgagccctatataaagaacattatgttttcctcccagcctccttatcaccccttgagccccagaaaaccctaaatcgcggagaagcaccattgttgagtggattggagcttggagaagtaattgttgaaggaattttgggagattgaaggcttggagcaaggggctttgcttggattcgaattacattgcagttggggcatctcttggaggtaatatctcgttcttgggctgttattatgtgtttcttcattttggggtttgtgggaacttgtctatggatgtaatgggaagtctagaggttagatctgaggttgctacctcagatctggaagggagaagaatcagagagcatgaaagtccctgtgttggagtgtttagtgaagctttcatgtcccaaaccctagcccaatgtgcaaatggcctagatctctttggattcacgtaaagtttgccactttacgtgatggatgagtggtaggaggctagatctatgttttgtagcaattgcatggcctggaatgcttctgaatggattcagaccggtggtactcggcgagtcacatgggtgtactcgacgagttggatgaagatggcctggaactcagcgagttgtatgaacaactcggcgagtaggttgacgatagtcttggactcggcgagtctgttcttggactcggcgagtcttgtcgaagagtcccg includes:
- the LOC111900630 gene encoding uncharacterized protein LOC111900630 — encoded protein: MCLKRFIGVVQVLDTSSLTLKVVIDTVRGQGYDGAMVVVIAKKHDDFEEFFEQLGLVVTIICGSCKIKYMIREMQKQRMAIEICIVQTETGRWLNQEISLVRAGDTRWGSHFRTIVSLLNLFAEVVVVFKYVKEEGSNLSNRNQTKEYYVTPRKHRTNKTNQHHCEVVIFNTVLDMQIQEFGDRFSEVGTELMKNMVAFSACDSFSSFDKAKLLKLSEIYKKDFNDSERAQHNRQLDIYYHSLLHDERFFNLKGIADLSRLLVETGKHLSFPLVYRLLKLTFVLPVATVTVEQCFSAMKFLKTDLRNRICDDFNEWISLYLDASSAIMVLIVGNGCR